A single window of Agromyces aureus DNA harbors:
- a CDS encoding DUF6049 family protein — protein sequence MADSNAARRRARRRVGSSGATGVRRTLVFSAAAVAAATLVLVPLAASTTGADPVGDFQDVLFGTENAVDPSAGASASGDAVSSAAMLRGAVPEGGAEGVLLSIAPTLAPTYTPGTPTSPVTITVELENRSGSFVEAGSVRLVRSAEAIGDDSDLDAWLATLDDGAAFGSASVSLGEATSRTLAAGGVTQVAFTVPAAAFDDLADSPVVGLGAELKVGDTVVSTGTSAFANTAVASAGAPIALVAPITVPASADGLISSDDLSNWTSPSGLLTRQLDALGGRQIAIGIDPRIIASIRVLGTSAPVTATAWLDRLAALPNETFPLAYADADLALEAQTGLPAPLQPTSFADVLDPDDFVPDPAIEQNADADPSVDPATPAASPTPVPTEPVSPVPTIEALLSWPYTRADIAWPGDRTVGPGNLAFFNAAGLTTTVLDAGNVEPLDGARASALVDGGTAIVSDDDLTEAVRAAGAAATDLEWRDATGEVLARAALDGSTNSSDGPLLATFGRDYGLVSDRVGDLLDEMAAAPFVSLTGLAQAIGAPPTARSLVDSTEDQARRTIAGNMITVETDVDAFASVLEDPTDLTGPVRRQLLALLDVGWLATPTEWSTSATEWIAAQHATVDSISVVPSSTVLVVASETGIPVTIQNTLSLPVTVQVDVAPSNGRLVVDEPVQVTVEPESRNTVIVPVAAGVGNGEVRLAVSLQSLTGVSVGSTVMITADVRADWEGLGAAILGSIVIIVFGIGLWRNIRRRRRARAADAAAAASDEQADAEASEPSELSEATANASETKPNEPVAPSEPNETSERRDD from the coding sequence ATGGCCGACTCGAATGCTGCGCGTCGTCGCGCCCGCAGGCGAGTCGGTTCCTCCGGCGCGACGGGCGTGCGTCGCACGCTCGTCTTCAGCGCCGCCGCCGTCGCGGCCGCGACGCTCGTGCTGGTGCCCCTCGCGGCGAGCACCACGGGCGCCGATCCCGTCGGCGACTTCCAAGACGTGCTGTTCGGCACCGAGAATGCCGTCGACCCCAGCGCGGGCGCGAGCGCCAGCGGCGATGCCGTCAGCAGCGCCGCGATGCTCCGCGGGGCCGTGCCCGAGGGCGGGGCCGAGGGCGTGCTGCTGAGCATCGCGCCGACGCTCGCCCCCACCTACACCCCCGGCACGCCGACCAGCCCGGTCACCATCACGGTCGAGCTCGAGAACCGCAGCGGCTCGTTCGTCGAGGCCGGTTCGGTGCGGCTCGTGCGCTCGGCCGAGGCGATCGGCGACGACTCCGACCTCGATGCGTGGCTCGCGACCCTCGACGACGGCGCCGCGTTCGGCTCGGCCAGCGTCTCGCTCGGCGAGGCGACCTCGCGCACGCTCGCGGCCGGCGGCGTCACCCAGGTCGCCTTCACGGTGCCAGCCGCCGCGTTCGACGACCTCGCCGATTCGCCTGTCGTGGGCCTCGGCGCCGAACTGAAGGTCGGCGACACCGTCGTGTCGACCGGCACGTCGGCGTTCGCGAACACGGCGGTCGCGTCCGCCGGGGCACCGATCGCGCTCGTCGCGCCGATCACGGTGCCCGCCTCGGCCGACGGCCTCATCTCGAGCGACGACCTCTCGAACTGGACCTCGCCCTCCGGGCTCCTGACGCGTCAGCTCGACGCGCTGGGCGGACGGCAGATCGCGATCGGCATCGATCCGCGCATCATCGCCTCGATCCGGGTGCTCGGCACCTCCGCCCCCGTCACCGCGACCGCGTGGCTCGATCGCCTCGCCGCGCTGCCCAACGAGACGTTCCCCCTCGCCTACGCCGATGCCGACCTCGCACTCGAGGCGCAGACCGGCCTGCCGGCGCCGCTGCAGCCGACCTCGTTCGCCGACGTGCTCGACCCCGACGACTTCGTGCCCGACCCCGCGATCGAGCAGAACGCCGACGCCGACCCGAGCGTCGACCCGGCGACCCCGGCTGCGTCTCCGACGCCCGTGCCGACCGAACCCGTGTCGCCCGTTCCGACCATCGAGGCGCTCCTCTCCTGGCCGTACACGCGCGCCGACATCGCCTGGCCGGGCGACCGCACGGTCGGCCCAGGCAACCTGGCGTTCTTCAACGCCGCCGGCCTCACCACGACCGTGCTCGACGCCGGCAACGTGGAGCCCCTCGACGGCGCACGGGCGTCGGCCCTGGTCGACGGCGGCACGGCGATCGTCTCCGACGACGACCTCACCGAGGCCGTTCGCGCCGCCGGCGCCGCAGCGACCGACCTCGAGTGGCGCGACGCCACGGGCGAGGTGCTGGCCCGCGCCGCGCTCGACGGCTCGACGAACTCGTCCGACGGGCCGCTGCTGGCCACGTTCGGCCGCGACTACGGGCTCGTGTCCGACCGCGTCGGCGACCTGCTCGACGAGATGGCGGCCGCCCCGTTCGTCTCGCTCACCGGCCTCGCGCAGGCGATCGGCGCCCCGCCGACCGCCCGGTCGCTCGTCGACTCGACCGAAGACCAGGCCCGACGAACCATCGCCGGCAACATGATCACCGTCGAGACCGACGTCGACGCGTTCGCCAGCGTGCTCGAAGACCCGACCGATCTCACCGGTCCGGTGCGCCGGCAACTCCTCGCGCTGCTCGACGTCGGCTGGCTCGCGACGCCCACCGAGTGGAGCACCTCGGCGACCGAGTGGATCGCGGCCCAGCACGCCACCGTGGATTCGATCTCGGTCGTGCCGAGCAGCACGGTGCTCGTCGTCGCGAGCGAGACCGGCATCCCCGTGACGATCCAGAACACGCTCTCGCTGCCGGTCACCGTGCAGGTCGACGTCGCGCCGTCCAACGGGCGCCTCGTCGTCGACGAACCGGTGCAGGTCACCGTCGAGCCCGAGTCGCGCAACACGGTGATCGTGCCCGTCGCCGCCGGTGTCGGCAACGGCGAGGTGCGGCTCGCGGTCTCGCTGCAGTCGCTCACCGGCGTCTCCGTCGGCTCCACGGTCATGATCACCGCCGACGTCCGCGCCGACTGGGAGGGTCTCGGCGCCGCGATCCTCGGCAGCATCGTCATCATCGTGTTCGGCATCGGCCTGTGGCGCAACATCCGCCGCCGCCGACGCGCACGTGCTGCGGATGCCGCGGCAGCCGCATCTGACGAGCAGGCCGATGCCGAGGCATCCGAGCCCTCCGAACTCTCCGAGGCGACTGCGAATGCGTCGGAGACCAAGCCGAACGAGCCGGTGGCGCCGAGCGAACCGAACGAGACGAGTGAACGCCGCGATGACTGA